Proteins from one Gorilla gorilla gorilla isolate KB3781 chromosome 11, NHGRI_mGorGor1-v2.1_pri, whole genome shotgun sequence genomic window:
- the FIGN gene encoding fidgetin isoform X1 — protein MISSTSVYGLKMQWTPEHAQWPEQHFDITSTTRSPAHKVEAYRGHLQRTYQYAWANDDISALTASNLLKKYAEKYSGILEGPVDRPVLSNYSDTPSGLVNGRKNESEPWQPSLNSEAVYPMNCVPDVITASKAGVSSALPPADVSASIGSSPGVASNLTEPSYSSSTCGSHTVPSLHAGLPSQEYAPGYNGSYLHSTYSSQPAPALPSPHPSPLHSSGLLQPPPPPPPPPALVPGYNGTSNLSSYSYPSASYPPQTAVGSGYSPGGAPPPPSAYLPSGIPAPTPLPPTTVPGYTYQGHGLTPIAPSALTNSSASSLKRKAFYMAGQGDMDSSYGNYSYGQQRSTQSPMYRMPDNSISNTNRGNGFDRSAETSSLAFKPTKQLMSSEQQRKFSSQSSRALTPPSYSTAKNSLGSRSSESFGKYTSPVMSEHGDEHRQLLSHPMQGPGLRAATSSNHSVDEQLKNTDTHLIDLVTNEIITQGPPVDWNDIAGLDLVKAVIKEEVLWPVLRSDAFSGLTALPRSILLFGPRGTGKTLLGRCIASQLGATFFKIAGSGLVAKWLGEAEKIIHASFLVARCRQPSVIFVSDIDMLLSSQVNEEHSPVSRMRTEFLMQLDTVLTSAEDQIVVICATSKPEEIDESLRRYFMKRLLIPLPDSTARHQIIVQLLSQHNYCLNDKEFALLVQRTEGFSGLDVAHLCQEAVVGPLHAMPATDLSAIMPSQLRPVTYQDFENAFCKIQPSISQKELDMYVEWNKMFGCSQ, from the coding sequence GCTTGAAGATGCAGTGGACGCCAGAGCATGCCCAGTGGCCAGAACAGCACTTTGACATCACCTCAACCACTCGGTCTCCTGCCCACAAAGTTGAAGCCTACAGAGGTCATCTGCAGCGCACCTATCAGTACGCCTGGGCGAATGATGACATATCTGCTCTGACTGCATCCAACCTACTAAAAAAATATGCAGAGAAGTATTCCGGCATTTTGGAAGGTCCTGTGGACCGACCCGTACTCAGCAACTATTCGGACACACCATCAGGACTAGTGAACGGTCGGAAAAATGAAAGTGAACCCTGGCAGCCTTCCTTGAATTCAGAAGCTGTTTATCCCATGAACTGTGTTCCGGATGTTATCACTGCCAGCAAAGCTGGAGTCAGTTCAGCCCTCCCTCCAGCAGATGTCTCTGCGAGTATAGGGAGCTCTCCTGGGGTAGCCAGCAACCTGACAGAACCTAGTTATTCAAGTAGTACCTGTGGAAGCCACACTGTACCCAGTCTTCATGCAGGGCTCCCATCTCAGGAATATGCCCCAGGATACAACGGATCATATTTGCATTCTACTTATAGTAGCCAGCCAGCACCTGCACTTCCTTCACCTCATCCGTCTCCTTTGCATAGCTCTGGGCTACTCCAGCCCCCGCCACCACCTCCTCCGCCACCAGCCTTGGTCCCAGGCTACAATGGGACTTCTAACCTCTCCAGTTACAGCTATCCGTCTGCTAGCTATCCTCCTCAGACTGCTGTGGGGTCTGGGTACAGCCCTGGGGGGGCACCGCCTCCGCCTTCAGCGTACCTGCCTTCAGGAATTCCTGCTCCCACCCCCCTACCCCCCACCACTGTTCCTGGCTACACCTACCAGGGCCATGGTTTGACACCTATTGCACCGTCGGCTCTGACAAACAGTTCAGCAAGTTCTCTCAAAAGGAAAGCTTTCTACATGGCAGGGCAAGGAGATATGGACTCCAGTTATGGAAATTACAGCTATGGCCAACAGAGATCTACACAGAGTCCTATGTACAGAATGCCCGACAACAGCATTTCAAACACAAATCGGGGGAATGGCTTTGACAGAAGTGCTGAAACATCATCCTTAGCATTTAAGCCAACGAAGCAGCTAATGTCCtctgaacagcaaaggaaatTCAGCAGCCAGTCCAGTAGGGCTCTGACCCCTCCTTCCTACAGTACTGCTAAAAATTCATTGGGATCAAGATCCAGTGAATCCTTTGGGAAGTACACATCGCCAGTAATGAGTGAGCATGGGGACGAGCACAGGCAGCTCCTCTCTCACCCAATGCAAGGCCCTGGACTCCGTGCAGCTACCTCATCCAACCACTCTGTGGACGAGCAACTGAAGAATACTGACACGCACCTCATCGACCTGGTAACCAATGAGATTATCACCCAAGGACCTCCAGTGGACTGGAATGACATTGCTGGTCTCGACCTGGTGAAGGCTGTCATTAAAGAGGAGGTTTTATGGCCAGTGTTGAGGTCAGACGCGTTCAGTGGACTGACGGCCTTACCTCGGAGCATCCTTTTATTTGGACCTCGGGGGACAGGCAAAACATTATTGGGCAGATGCATCGCTAGTCAGCTGGGGGccacatttttcaaaattgccGGTTCTGGACTAGTCGCCAAGTGGTTAGGAGAAGCAGAGAAAATTATCCATGCCTCTTTTCTTGTGGCCAGGTGTCGCCAGCCCTCGGTGATTTTTGTTAGTGACATTGACATGCTTCTCTCCTCTCAAGTGAATGAGGAACACAGTCCAGTCAGTCGGATGAGAACCGAATTTCTGATGCAACTGGACACTGTACTAACTTCGGCTGAGGACCAAATCGTAGTAATTTGTGCCACCAGTAAACCAGAAGAAATAGATGAATCCCTTCGGAGGTACTTCATGAAACGACTTTTAATCCCACTTCCTGACAGCACAGCGAGGCACCAGATAATAGTACAACTGCTCTCACAGCACAATTACTGTCTCAATGACAAGGAGTTTGCACTGCTCGTCCAGCGCACAGAAGGCTTTTCTGGACTAGACGTGGCTCATTTGTGTCAGGAAGCAGTGGTGGGCCCCCTCCATGCCATGCCAGCCACAGACCTTTCAGCCATTATGCCCAGCCAGTTGAGGCCCGTTACATATCAAGACTTTGAAAATGCTTTCTGCAAGATTCAGCCTAGCATATCTCAAAAGGAGCTTGATATGTATGTTGAATGGAACAAAATGTTTGGTT
- the FIGN gene encoding fidgetin isoform X2, translating to MQWTPEHAQWPEQHFDITSTTRSPAHKVEAYRGHLQRTYQYAWANDDISALTASNLLKKYAEKYSGILEGPVDRPVLSNYSDTPSGLVNGRKNESEPWQPSLNSEAVYPMNCVPDVITASKAGVSSALPPADVSASIGSSPGVASNLTEPSYSSSTCGSHTVPSLHAGLPSQEYAPGYNGSYLHSTYSSQPAPALPSPHPSPLHSSGLLQPPPPPPPPPALVPGYNGTSNLSSYSYPSASYPPQTAVGSGYSPGGAPPPPSAYLPSGIPAPTPLPPTTVPGYTYQGHGLTPIAPSALTNSSASSLKRKAFYMAGQGDMDSSYGNYSYGQQRSTQSPMYRMPDNSISNTNRGNGFDRSAETSSLAFKPTKQLMSSEQQRKFSSQSSRALTPPSYSTAKNSLGSRSSESFGKYTSPVMSEHGDEHRQLLSHPMQGPGLRAATSSNHSVDEQLKNTDTHLIDLVTNEIITQGPPVDWNDIAGLDLVKAVIKEEVLWPVLRSDAFSGLTALPRSILLFGPRGTGKTLLGRCIASQLGATFFKIAGSGLVAKWLGEAEKIIHASFLVARCRQPSVIFVSDIDMLLSSQVNEEHSPVSRMRTEFLMQLDTVLTSAEDQIVVICATSKPEEIDESLRRYFMKRLLIPLPDSTARHQIIVQLLSQHNYCLNDKEFALLVQRTEGFSGLDVAHLCQEAVVGPLHAMPATDLSAIMPSQLRPVTYQDFENAFCKIQPSISQKELDMYVEWNKMFGCSQ from the coding sequence ATGCAGTGGACGCCAGAGCATGCCCAGTGGCCAGAACAGCACTTTGACATCACCTCAACCACTCGGTCTCCTGCCCACAAAGTTGAAGCCTACAGAGGTCATCTGCAGCGCACCTATCAGTACGCCTGGGCGAATGATGACATATCTGCTCTGACTGCATCCAACCTACTAAAAAAATATGCAGAGAAGTATTCCGGCATTTTGGAAGGTCCTGTGGACCGACCCGTACTCAGCAACTATTCGGACACACCATCAGGACTAGTGAACGGTCGGAAAAATGAAAGTGAACCCTGGCAGCCTTCCTTGAATTCAGAAGCTGTTTATCCCATGAACTGTGTTCCGGATGTTATCACTGCCAGCAAAGCTGGAGTCAGTTCAGCCCTCCCTCCAGCAGATGTCTCTGCGAGTATAGGGAGCTCTCCTGGGGTAGCCAGCAACCTGACAGAACCTAGTTATTCAAGTAGTACCTGTGGAAGCCACACTGTACCCAGTCTTCATGCAGGGCTCCCATCTCAGGAATATGCCCCAGGATACAACGGATCATATTTGCATTCTACTTATAGTAGCCAGCCAGCACCTGCACTTCCTTCACCTCATCCGTCTCCTTTGCATAGCTCTGGGCTACTCCAGCCCCCGCCACCACCTCCTCCGCCACCAGCCTTGGTCCCAGGCTACAATGGGACTTCTAACCTCTCCAGTTACAGCTATCCGTCTGCTAGCTATCCTCCTCAGACTGCTGTGGGGTCTGGGTACAGCCCTGGGGGGGCACCGCCTCCGCCTTCAGCGTACCTGCCTTCAGGAATTCCTGCTCCCACCCCCCTACCCCCCACCACTGTTCCTGGCTACACCTACCAGGGCCATGGTTTGACACCTATTGCACCGTCGGCTCTGACAAACAGTTCAGCAAGTTCTCTCAAAAGGAAAGCTTTCTACATGGCAGGGCAAGGAGATATGGACTCCAGTTATGGAAATTACAGCTATGGCCAACAGAGATCTACACAGAGTCCTATGTACAGAATGCCCGACAACAGCATTTCAAACACAAATCGGGGGAATGGCTTTGACAGAAGTGCTGAAACATCATCCTTAGCATTTAAGCCAACGAAGCAGCTAATGTCCtctgaacagcaaaggaaatTCAGCAGCCAGTCCAGTAGGGCTCTGACCCCTCCTTCCTACAGTACTGCTAAAAATTCATTGGGATCAAGATCCAGTGAATCCTTTGGGAAGTACACATCGCCAGTAATGAGTGAGCATGGGGACGAGCACAGGCAGCTCCTCTCTCACCCAATGCAAGGCCCTGGACTCCGTGCAGCTACCTCATCCAACCACTCTGTGGACGAGCAACTGAAGAATACTGACACGCACCTCATCGACCTGGTAACCAATGAGATTATCACCCAAGGACCTCCAGTGGACTGGAATGACATTGCTGGTCTCGACCTGGTGAAGGCTGTCATTAAAGAGGAGGTTTTATGGCCAGTGTTGAGGTCAGACGCGTTCAGTGGACTGACGGCCTTACCTCGGAGCATCCTTTTATTTGGACCTCGGGGGACAGGCAAAACATTATTGGGCAGATGCATCGCTAGTCAGCTGGGGGccacatttttcaaaattgccGGTTCTGGACTAGTCGCCAAGTGGTTAGGAGAAGCAGAGAAAATTATCCATGCCTCTTTTCTTGTGGCCAGGTGTCGCCAGCCCTCGGTGATTTTTGTTAGTGACATTGACATGCTTCTCTCCTCTCAAGTGAATGAGGAACACAGTCCAGTCAGTCGGATGAGAACCGAATTTCTGATGCAACTGGACACTGTACTAACTTCGGCTGAGGACCAAATCGTAGTAATTTGTGCCACCAGTAAACCAGAAGAAATAGATGAATCCCTTCGGAGGTACTTCATGAAACGACTTTTAATCCCACTTCCTGACAGCACAGCGAGGCACCAGATAATAGTACAACTGCTCTCACAGCACAATTACTGTCTCAATGACAAGGAGTTTGCACTGCTCGTCCAGCGCACAGAAGGCTTTTCTGGACTAGACGTGGCTCATTTGTGTCAGGAAGCAGTGGTGGGCCCCCTCCATGCCATGCCAGCCACAGACCTTTCAGCCATTATGCCCAGCCAGTTGAGGCCCGTTACATATCAAGACTTTGAAAATGCTTTCTGCAAGATTCAGCCTAGCATATCTCAAAAGGAGCTTGATATGTATGTTGAATGGAACAAAATGTTTGGTT